One part of the Eucalyptus grandis isolate ANBG69807.140 chromosome 10, ASM1654582v1, whole genome shotgun sequence genome encodes these proteins:
- the LOC104421779 gene encoding serine/threonine-protein kinase PCRK1 isoform X1, with translation MMIHCWVSSGVVQDEPIVSRARTVETMKCFPFTIWDKNGESKTMKSVSVRSTSTSMSADRDMRTSWSELTSQNASDFSTASSAAATNPFAVLSQRQSNLREFTFEELKAATKNFSRSVMIGEGGFGGVFRGIMRSEDDPHKKIDIAVKQLSRRGLQGHKEWITEVNVLGVVEHPNLVKLLGYCAEDDERGIQRLLVYEYMPNRSVQDHLSSRFQTSLSWIMRIKIAQDSARGLTYLHEGMDLQIIFRDFKSSNILLDDQWNAKLSDFGLARLGPSSGESHVSTLVVGTIGYAAPEYIQTGHLTTKSDVWSYGIFLYELITGRRPLERNRPKNEQKLLEWVKPNLSDIKKFQTILDPRLEGKYSLKSAQRLASVANRCLVRHPKGRPKMSEVLAMVNRIVEAMETGSPKAPLRSVAKNDELEKSRKERFKRRFVDPITGETGWLVCWTWRPKLVKTC, from the exons GGCACGGACAGTGGAGACTATGAAGTGCTTTCCATTTACAATTTGGGACAAAAATGGAGAATCAAAAACAATGAAATCTGTGTCTGTCCGCTCTACCTCCACTTCCATGTCCGCAGACCGTGATATGAGGACATCTTGGTCCGAACTCACGTCTCAGAATGCGTCTGATTTTAGCACAGCATCATCTGCTGCTGCGACGAACCCATTTGCAGTATTGTCTCAACGGCAGAGTAATTTGAGAGAATTCACCTTTGAAGAGTTGAAAGCAGCCACGAAGAATTTCAGCCGTTCCGTCATGATTGGAGAAGGTGGATTCGGGGGTGTTTTTCGGGGTATAATGAGGAGTGAGGACGATCCACATAAGAAGATTGATATTGCTGTCAAACAGTTAAGCAGAAGAGGACTGCAG GGTCATAAAGAATGGATTACAGAAGTAAATGTTTTGGGCGTTGTTGAGCATCCAAATCTGGTGAAATTACTAGGCTATTGTGCTGAAGATGATGAGAGAGGCATTCAGCGTCTACTGGTGTACGAATACATGCCGAACCGCAGTGTGCAAGATCACTTGTCAAGCAGGTTTCAGACGTCTCTTTCGTGGATTATGCGAATAAAGATCGCCCAGGATTCTGCACGAGGGCTAACCTACCTCCATGAAGGAATGGATCTCCAG ATCATTTTTAGAGATTTCAAGTCATCAAACATTCTTTTGGACGACCAGTGGAATGCCAAGCTATCAGATTTTGGATTAGCGAGGCTAGGGCCTTCCAGTGGAGAAAGTCATGTCTCAACCTTG GTGGTAGGAACAATCGGTTATGCTGCTCCTGAGTACATCCAAACTGGACACCTTACAACTAAAAGTGATGTCTGGAGCTAtggaatttttctttatgaGCTCATCACGGGTCGCCGCCCTTTGGAGCGGAACCGGCCAAAGAATGAGCAGAAGCTTCTGGAATGGGTCAAGCCGAATCTATCTGATATAAAGAAGTTCCAAACCATCCTGGATCCACGGCTCGAAGGCAAGTACTCTCTCAAGTCCGCTCAAAGGCTAGCCTCTGTGGCTAACCGGTGCCTCGTACGGCATCCTAAGGGACGGCCCAAGATGAGCGAAGTCTTAGCGATGGTGAACCGAATTGTGGAAGCAATGGAAACTGGAAGTCCTAAAGCCCCATTGAGAAGCGTAGCAAAAAACGATGAGTTGGAAAAATCGAGAAAAGAGCGATTTAAGAGGAGGTTTGTGGACCCGATAACTGGAGAGACGGGGTGGTTGGTTTGTTGGACATGGAGACCGAAGCTCGTGAAGACGTGCTGA
- the LOC104421779 gene encoding serine/threonine-protein kinase PCRK1 isoform X2 has product MKCFPFTIWDKNGESKTMKSVSVRSTSTSMSADRDMRTSWSELTSQNASDFSTASSAAATNPFAVLSQRQSNLREFTFEELKAATKNFSRSVMIGEGGFGGVFRGIMRSEDDPHKKIDIAVKQLSRRGLQGHKEWITEVNVLGVVEHPNLVKLLGYCAEDDERGIQRLLVYEYMPNRSVQDHLSSRFQTSLSWIMRIKIAQDSARGLTYLHEGMDLQIIFRDFKSSNILLDDQWNAKLSDFGLARLGPSSGESHVSTLVVGTIGYAAPEYIQTGHLTTKSDVWSYGIFLYELITGRRPLERNRPKNEQKLLEWVKPNLSDIKKFQTILDPRLEGKYSLKSAQRLASVANRCLVRHPKGRPKMSEVLAMVNRIVEAMETGSPKAPLRSVAKNDELEKSRKERFKRRFVDPITGETGWLVCWTWRPKLVKTC; this is encoded by the exons ATGAAGTGCTTTCCATTTACAATTTGGGACAAAAATGGAGAATCAAAAACAATGAAATCTGTGTCTGTCCGCTCTACCTCCACTTCCATGTCCGCAGACCGTGATATGAGGACATCTTGGTCCGAACTCACGTCTCAGAATGCGTCTGATTTTAGCACAGCATCATCTGCTGCTGCGACGAACCCATTTGCAGTATTGTCTCAACGGCAGAGTAATTTGAGAGAATTCACCTTTGAAGAGTTGAAAGCAGCCACGAAGAATTTCAGCCGTTCCGTCATGATTGGAGAAGGTGGATTCGGGGGTGTTTTTCGGGGTATAATGAGGAGTGAGGACGATCCACATAAGAAGATTGATATTGCTGTCAAACAGTTAAGCAGAAGAGGACTGCAG GGTCATAAAGAATGGATTACAGAAGTAAATGTTTTGGGCGTTGTTGAGCATCCAAATCTGGTGAAATTACTAGGCTATTGTGCTGAAGATGATGAGAGAGGCATTCAGCGTCTACTGGTGTACGAATACATGCCGAACCGCAGTGTGCAAGATCACTTGTCAAGCAGGTTTCAGACGTCTCTTTCGTGGATTATGCGAATAAAGATCGCCCAGGATTCTGCACGAGGGCTAACCTACCTCCATGAAGGAATGGATCTCCAG ATCATTTTTAGAGATTTCAAGTCATCAAACATTCTTTTGGACGACCAGTGGAATGCCAAGCTATCAGATTTTGGATTAGCGAGGCTAGGGCCTTCCAGTGGAGAAAGTCATGTCTCAACCTTG GTGGTAGGAACAATCGGTTATGCTGCTCCTGAGTACATCCAAACTGGACACCTTACAACTAAAAGTGATGTCTGGAGCTAtggaatttttctttatgaGCTCATCACGGGTCGCCGCCCTTTGGAGCGGAACCGGCCAAAGAATGAGCAGAAGCTTCTGGAATGGGTCAAGCCGAATCTATCTGATATAAAGAAGTTCCAAACCATCCTGGATCCACGGCTCGAAGGCAAGTACTCTCTCAAGTCCGCTCAAAGGCTAGCCTCTGTGGCTAACCGGTGCCTCGTACGGCATCCTAAGGGACGGCCCAAGATGAGCGAAGTCTTAGCGATGGTGAACCGAATTGTGGAAGCAATGGAAACTGGAAGTCCTAAAGCCCCATTGAGAAGCGTAGCAAAAAACGATGAGTTGGAAAAATCGAGAAAAGAGCGATTTAAGAGGAGGTTTGTGGACCCGATAACTGGAGAGACGGGGTGGTTGGTTTGTTGGACATGGAGACCGAAGCTCGTGAAGACGTGCTGA